One segment of Aquimarina sp. BL5 DNA contains the following:
- a CDS encoding 3-hydroxyacyl-CoA dehydrogenase/enoyl-CoA hydratase family protein, which produces MKRVIKKVAVVGSGIMGSGIACHFANIGVEVLLLDIVPRELNEKEKAKGLTLESKVVRNRLVNDSLTAALKSKPSPIYHQKFANRITTGNLEDDIAKVADVDWIIEVVVERLDIKKLVFENLEKHRTPGTLITSNTSGIPIKFMNEGRSEDFQKHFCGTHFFNPARYLKLFEIIPGPNTSTEVLEFLNGYGEQYLGKTSVVAKDTPAFIGNRIGIFSIMSLFHMVKDMGLTIEEVDKLSGPVIGRPKSATFRTVDVVGLDTLVHVANGIADNCPDDERHELFKLPAFINTMMENKWLGSKTKQGFYKKHVSPEGKKEILSLDLDTLEYRASKRASFATLEMTKTIDKVVDRFKVLVAGKDKAGEFYRKSFAALFAYVSNRIPEITDDLYKIDDAMKAGFGWEHGPFQIWDAIGVEKGIEMMKAEGYEPAAWVNDMIASGSTSFYTVKNGATNYYDIPKKEQVKVPGQDAFIILDNIRKSSEVFKNSGVVVEDLGDGILNVEFQSKMNTIGGDVLAGLNTAIDMAEKNFQGLVVGNQAANFSVGANIGMIFMMAVEQEYDELNMAIKYFQDSMMRMRYSSIPTIVAPHGMALGGGCEISLHADKVVAAAETYMGLVEFGVGVIPGGGGSKEMALRASDLFKKDDVELNVLQEHFLTIGMAKVSTSAYEAFDTNLLQKGKDIVVVNKDRQIATAKAYAKLMAEQGYTQPVKRKDIKVLGKQALGMFLVGTDSMEASKYISEHDHKIANKLGYVMAGGDLSEPTLVTEQYLLDLEREAFLSLCTERKTLERIEHMLKKGKPLRN; this is translated from the coding sequence ATGAAAAGAGTCATTAAAAAAGTTGCAGTCGTTGGTTCAGGAATTATGGGCTCCGGTATTGCATGTCATTTCGCTAATATCGGCGTCGAAGTACTATTATTAGATATAGTACCAAGAGAATTAAACGAGAAAGAAAAGGCAAAAGGCCTTACACTAGAAAGCAAAGTGGTTCGTAACAGGTTAGTAAATGATTCACTAACCGCCGCTCTTAAATCCAAACCTTCTCCTATTTACCATCAAAAATTTGCAAACCGTATCACTACAGGAAACCTAGAAGATGATATTGCAAAAGTAGCTGATGTAGATTGGATTATTGAGGTAGTAGTAGAAAGACTAGATATTAAAAAGTTAGTTTTTGAAAATCTAGAAAAACACAGAACGCCTGGAACTTTAATTACTTCTAACACTTCAGGTATTCCTATAAAATTCATGAACGAAGGAAGAAGTGAAGATTTCCAAAAACATTTCTGTGGAACTCACTTCTTTAACCCTGCTCGTTACCTGAAATTATTTGAGATTATACCTGGGCCAAATACTTCTACCGAAGTGCTTGAGTTCCTAAACGGATATGGAGAGCAATATTTAGGAAAAACATCTGTAGTTGCTAAAGATACTCCTGCGTTTATTGGAAACAGAATAGGTATCTTCAGTATTATGAGCTTATTCCATATGGTAAAAGATATGGGATTAACCATTGAAGAAGTTGATAAATTATCCGGTCCAGTTATTGGACGTCCAAAATCTGCAACTTTCCGTACGGTTGATGTAGTAGGATTAGATACTTTAGTACACGTTGCTAATGGTATTGCTGATAATTGTCCTGATGATGAACGTCACGAATTATTTAAACTACCAGCGTTCATCAATACGATGATGGAGAATAAATGGTTAGGTAGTAAGACGAAACAAGGATTTTATAAAAAACATGTATCTCCAGAAGGAAAAAAGGAAATTCTTTCTCTTGATTTAGACACATTAGAATATAGAGCTAGTAAAAGAGCTTCTTTTGCTACCTTAGAAATGACTAAAACTATTGATAAAGTAGTAGATCGTTTTAAAGTACTAGTTGCTGGAAAAGATAAAGCAGGAGAATTTTATCGTAAAAGTTTTGCTGCATTATTTGCATATGTATCTAACCGTATTCCAGAGATTACAGACGACCTTTATAAGATTGATGATGCTATGAAAGCTGGATTTGGTTGGGAACACGGTCCTTTCCAAATTTGGGATGCTATTGGAGTAGAAAAAGGAATTGAAATGATGAAAGCAGAAGGATATGAACCAGCTGCTTGGGTTAATGATATGATCGCTTCAGGAAGTACTTCTTTTTATACGGTTAAAAATGGAGCTACTAATTATTACGACATTCCAAAAAAGGAACAAGTAAAAGTTCCAGGACAAGATGCATTTATCATTTTAGATAACATCCGTAAATCTTCTGAAGTTTTCAAAAATAGCGGTGTTGTAGTAGAAGATCTTGGTGATGGAATCCTTAACGTAGAATTCCAAAGTAAGATGAATACTATAGGTGGTGATGTACTTGCTGGATTAAATACAGCTATTGATATGGCTGAGAAAAACTTCCAAGGATTGGTTGTTGGTAATCAAGCAGCTAATTTCTCTGTAGGTGCCAACATCGGAATGATCTTTATGATGGCTGTAGAGCAAGAGTATGATGAATTGAATATGGCAATTAAGTATTTCCAAGATTCTATGATGCGTATGCGTTACTCTTCAATCCCTACTATTGTTGCTCCTCATGGTATGGCTTTAGGTGGTGGATGTGAAATTTCATTACATGCTGATAAAGTAGTTGCTGCAGCAGAAACGTATATGGGATTAGTAGAATTTGGTGTTGGTGTGATCCCTGGTGGAGGGGGTTCTAAAGAGATGGCTTTAAGAGCTTCTGATCTTTTCAAAAAAGATGATGTAGAGCTAAATGTACTACAAGAACATTTCTTAACTATAGGTATGGCAAAGGTATCTACTTCTGCTTACGAAGCATTTGACACGAACTTACTTCAAAAAGGAAAAGATATCGTTGTTGTTAATAAAGACCGTCAGATTGCTACTGCTAAAGCATATGCAAAATTAATGGCGGAACAAGGATATACCCAACCTGTAAAACGAAAGGACATCAAAGTACTTGGAAAACAAGCACTAGGTATGTTCTTAGTAGGTACAGATTCTATGGAAGCTAGTAAATATATTTCGGAACACGATCATAAAATAGCGAATAAACTAGGTTATGTAATGGCTGGAGGAGATTTATCAGAACCAACCTTGGTAACAGAACAATATTTATTAGATCTAGAACGTGAAGCTTTCTTGTCTTTATGTACAGAACGTAAAACGTTAGAGCGTATTGAACATATGCTTAAGAAAGGTAAACCGTTACGTAACTAG
- a CDS encoding MarR family winged helix-turn-helix transcriptional regulator, with translation MREKTIDYALRATWMAVAKMYNEEAGKKGSTMATGFALISIDPENGTPSTSLGPKMGMEATSLSRTLKTMEEKGLIFRKKNPQDGRGVLIYLTPFGVEMRNFSKDVVFTFDHAVRKHVPKEKLDTFLEVFQLINDLIATKKIYTKKESITS, from the coding sequence ATGAGAGAAAAAACAATTGATTATGCACTTCGTGCAACATGGATGGCTGTTGCCAAGATGTATAACGAAGAAGCAGGTAAAAAAGGTAGTACAATGGCAACGGGTTTTGCATTAATTAGCATCGATCCTGAAAATGGAACTCCATCTACCTCATTAGGCCCTAAGATGGGTATGGAAGCCACTAGTTTATCACGAACTTTAAAAACCATGGAAGAGAAAGGGTTAATTTTTAGAAAGAAAAACCCTCAAGACGGACGTGGTGTTCTAATATATCTAACCCCTTTCGGAGTAGAAATGAGAAATTTTTCAAAAGATGTAGTTTTTACATTCGACCATGCCGTAAGAAAGCATGTTCCAAAGGAAAAGCTTGATACTTTCTTAGAAGTATTTCAATTGATAAATGATCTCATCGCTACCAAGAAAATATACACAAAAAAGGAATCTATAACATCTTAA
- a CDS encoding acyl-CoA dehydrogenase family protein, with amino-acid sequence MSTETLNKDILRGGQFLVKETKAEDVFTPEDFSEEQKMMRDSTKEFVDRELWAHWEKFESKDYAYTEACMKKAGELGLLGVAVPEAYDGLGMGFVSTMLVCDYISGATGSFSTAFGAHTGIGTMPISLYGNEEQKKKYVSKLATGEWMGAYCLTEPGAGSDANSGKTKAVLSDDGKHYLISGQKMWISNAGFCNVMIVFARIEDDKNITGFIVEYDPNNANGISLGDEEKKLGIHSSSTRQVFFSDTKVPVENMLSERGNGFKIAMNALNVGRIKLAAACLDAQRRVIGEATKYANERIQFKTPIMNFGAIKSKIAEMATNTYADESASYRAAKNIEDRIAIRQAEGNTHQEAELKGVEEYAIECSILKVAVSEDVQNTTDEGIQIFGGMGFSADTPMESAWRDARISRIYEGTNEINRMLAVGMLVKKAMKGHVDLLNPAMKVADELTGIPSFDTPDYSALFAEEKEIIAKMKKVFLMVAGAAMQKFGPQLEEHQQLLMAASDILIEIYMAESTILRTEKNAKRYGEDSQEIQIAMSQLYLYNAVDIVIKKGKEGIVSFAEGDEQRMMLMGLKRFTKYANQPNVVALRTKIADKVAAENGYCFS; translated from the coding sequence ATGAGTACAGAAACTTTAAACAAAGACATTCTTAGAGGAGGACAATTCCTTGTTAAAGAAACAAAAGCCGAAGATGTATTTACTCCAGAAGATTTTTCTGAGGAGCAAAAAATGATGCGTGATAGTACAAAAGAATTTGTAGACCGTGAATTATGGGCGCATTGGGAAAAATTCGAATCAAAAGATTATGCGTATACAGAAGCGTGTATGAAAAAAGCTGGTGAGCTTGGACTACTAGGTGTAGCTGTGCCAGAAGCATATGATGGATTAGGAATGGGATTCGTTTCTACAATGTTAGTATGTGATTATATTTCTGGTGCGACCGGATCTTTTAGTACTGCGTTTGGAGCTCATACAGGTATTGGTACTATGCCAATATCATTATATGGTAATGAAGAGCAAAAGAAAAAATATGTTTCTAAATTAGCTACTGGTGAGTGGATGGGAGCATATTGTTTAACTGAACCAGGTGCTGGATCTGATGCTAACTCTGGTAAAACTAAAGCTGTTTTATCTGATGATGGTAAGCATTATTTGATTTCTGGTCAAAAAATGTGGATCTCGAATGCCGGATTCTGTAATGTAATGATTGTTTTTGCTCGTATTGAGGATGACAAAAATATTACTGGATTTATTGTAGAATACGATCCTAACAATGCTAATGGTATCTCATTAGGTGATGAAGAAAAGAAATTAGGTATCCACTCCTCTTCTACTCGTCAGGTTTTCTTTAGCGACACTAAAGTACCTGTAGAGAATATGTTATCCGAAAGAGGTAATGGATTTAAAATAGCGATGAATGCATTAAATGTTGGACGTATCAAATTAGCTGCAGCTTGTTTAGATGCACAACGTAGAGTTATTGGAGAAGCTACTAAATATGCTAATGAGCGTATTCAGTTTAAAACTCCTATTATGAATTTTGGTGCTATTAAATCTAAGATTGCAGAGATGGCTACTAATACGTATGCTGATGAATCTGCTAGTTACCGTGCTGCAAAAAATATCGAAGATAGAATTGCTATTCGTCAAGCAGAAGGAAACACACATCAAGAAGCTGAACTTAAAGGAGTAGAAGAATATGCTATAGAATGTTCTATTCTAAAAGTTGCTGTTTCTGAAGATGTACAGAATACTACTGATGAAGGTATCCAGATTTTTGGAGGAATGGGATTCTCTGCAGATACTCCAATGGAATCTGCTTGGAGAGATGCTCGTATTTCTCGTATCTATGAAGGTACCAATGAGATCAACCGTATGTTAGCAGTAGGTATGCTCGTAAAGAAAGCCATGAAAGGTCACGTAGATCTTTTAAACCCTGCTATGAAGGTTGCTGATGAATTAACAGGAATCCCTTCTTTTGATACTCCCGATTACTCTGCTTTATTTGCAGAAGAAAAAGAGATCATTGCAAAAATGAAGAAAGTATTCCTAATGGTTGCAGGAGCTGCTATGCAGAAATTTGGTCCGCAACTAGAAGAGCACCAACAATTATTAATGGCTGCTTCTGATATTCTAATTGAAATCTACATGGCGGAATCTACAATTCTGCGTACAGAGAAAAATGCTAAGCGTTATGGAGAAGATTCTCAAGAGATCCAGATTGCAATGTCTCAATTATACTTATATAACGCAGTAGATATCGTTATTAAAAAAGGAAAAGAAGGAATCGTTTCTTTTGCTGAAGGTGATGAACAACGTATGATGCTTATGGGACTTAAGCGTTTCACTAAATATGCGAACCAACCAAATGTGGTTGCATTAAGAACTAAAATTGCAGATAAAGTAGCCGCAGAAAACGGATACTGTTTCTCATAA
- a CDS encoding four helix bundle protein, translated as MHKVEDLKIWKRSIVLAKSIYLLTKELPSDEKYGLISQIKRSAISISSNIAEGSGRNSNKEFKHFLSIANGSAYELHTQLVLTIELDLLSKEKVQQAIDLLIEIQKMNYSLQKSIANKISILDTNI; from the coding sequence ATGCATAAAGTTGAAGATTTAAAAATATGGAAAAGGTCAATTGTTTTGGCTAAATCTATATATCTATTAACTAAAGAACTGCCTTCTGATGAAAAATATGGATTGATTTCTCAAATAAAACGAAGTGCAATTTCAATTTCTTCAAACATTGCGGAAGGCAGCGGAAGAAATTCAAATAAGGAATTTAAGCATTTTTTAAGTATTGCTAATGGTTCAGCTTATGAACTTCATACACAGTTAGTACTAACGATAGAACTTGATCTTTTATCGAAAGAAAAAGTTCAACAAGCTATTGACTTGTTGATTGAAATTCAAAAAATGAATTATTCATTACAGAAAAGTATTGCGAACAAAATCTCAATACTTGATACTAATATCTAA
- a CDS encoding acetyl-CoA C-acyltransferase: MKTAYIVKAYRTAVGKAPRGVFRFKRTDELAAETIQHMMKELPQLDKSRIDDVIVGNAMPEGSQGLNMARLISLMGLESIDVPGVTVNRFCSSGIETIGMATAKIQAGMADCIIAGGAESMSSVPMTGYKTELNYDLAKSGHEDYYWGMGNTAEAVAHQFNVSREDQDEFAYNSHMKALKAQAENRFQDQIVPINVEQIYVDENGKKASKSYTVTKDEGPRKGTSKEVLGKLRPVFELGGSVTAGNSSQMSDGAAFVMVMSEDMVKELNLEPIARLVNYAAAGVEPRIMGIGPVKAIPKALKQAGLKQEDIELIELNEAFASQSLAVMRELNINQDIVNVNGGAIALGHPLGCTGAKLSVQLFDEMRKRDMKGKYGMVTMCVGTGQGAAGIFEFLN, encoded by the coding sequence ATGAAAACCGCATATATAGTAAAAGCATATAGAACAGCCGTAGGAAAAGCACCTCGCGGAGTGTTCAGATTTAAAAGAACTGATGAGTTAGCTGCTGAAACAATTCAGCATATGATGAAAGAACTGCCACAATTAGACAAAAGTCGTATTGATGATGTTATTGTTGGTAATGCAATGCCAGAAGGATCTCAAGGTCTTAATATGGCACGTTTAATATCACTTATGGGATTAGAATCTATTGATGTACCTGGTGTTACCGTAAATAGATTCTGTTCTTCTGGAATAGAAACTATAGGTATGGCTACTGCAAAAATACAAGCTGGAATGGCAGATTGTATTATCGCAGGAGGTGCAGAAAGCATGAGTTCGGTTCCTATGACTGGATACAAAACAGAATTAAATTATGATTTAGCCAAGTCTGGTCATGAAGATTACTATTGGGGAATGGGTAACACTGCAGAAGCGGTAGCTCATCAATTCAATGTATCACGTGAAGATCAAGATGAGTTTGCTTACAATTCTCATATGAAAGCATTAAAAGCACAAGCTGAAAATCGTTTTCAAGATCAAATAGTTCCTATCAATGTAGAGCAAATTTATGTCGATGAAAACGGAAAAAAAGCCAGTAAATCGTATACTGTAACTAAAGATGAAGGGCCTCGTAAAGGAACTAGTAAAGAAGTTTTAGGAAAACTTAGACCGGTTTTTGAACTTGGAGGAAGTGTAACTGCGGGTAATTCTTCTCAGATGAGTGATGGTGCTGCATTTGTGATGGTTATGAGTGAAGATATGGTTAAAGAACTAAACTTGGAACCAATAGCAAGACTTGTAAACTATGCTGCTGCCGGTGTAGAACCAAGAATTATGGGAATCGGACCTGTAAAGGCAATTCCAAAAGCTTTAAAACAAGCAGGCTTAAAACAAGAGGATATTGAGCTAATTGAACTGAATGAAGCCTTTGCTTCTCAATCATTAGCAGTAATGCGTGAGCTAAACATCAATCAAGATATCGTGAACGTAAATGGAGGAGCTATTGCTTTGGGTCATCCACTTGGTTGTACAGGAGCGAAACTTTCTGTTCAATTGTTTGATGAAATGCGCAAACGTGATATGAAAGGAAAATATGGTATGGTGACTATGTGTGTTGGTACTGGTCAGGGAGCTGCTGGTATTTTTGAATTTTTGAATTAA